A section of the Microbulbifer pacificus genome encodes:
- a CDS encoding DUF3426 domain-containing protein: MSQLVTRCPHCSTSFHVTEQQLRAARGAVRCGSCLQVFRADENIVFNEGDPQPASRKAIEELLDDDDFLIHDDIELEGEDHSDDELPRSRANKDRQPGQQAHESVTDQSPLIGDAFGEQQWQELDRDDAQQELDLHRELESELDELSGVDDDPWAAEIAREESSGVGRRKSDGHRDRELPEQREEDLFADDLLREQLGEPDDPLAEEEFPSDDFTAEDMQRIAGSGAKRPQPAATSALDPHQLDQAPLLPRDQLISAIGPAPIEVSWQPKRHRRVPNWLWVLGVLFMALGLAAQTAYFRFDTLSKRDPWRQLYAAACPALGCTLPAQVDITAIHTSNLVVRSHPQIANALAVEAVLLNRAPFDQPFPTLQLRFTDLKNAPVASRRFGPSDYLKGELSGRKLMPAGNPVHIALEIVDPGTEAVNYELRIAPQ, translated from the coding sequence ATGTCGCAACTGGTCACCCGCTGCCCTCATTGCAGCACCTCGTTCCACGTCACCGAGCAGCAATTGCGTGCCGCGCGCGGCGCCGTGCGCTGTGGTTCCTGCCTGCAGGTATTTCGCGCCGACGAAAACATCGTTTTCAATGAAGGTGATCCGCAGCCCGCCAGCCGCAAAGCCATTGAGGAGCTGCTGGATGACGACGACTTCCTGATTCACGACGACATCGAGCTGGAGGGCGAGGACCATAGTGACGACGAGCTCCCCAGATCCCGCGCGAACAAAGATCGCCAGCCCGGCCAGCAGGCTCACGAAAGCGTCACCGACCAGAGTCCCCTGATCGGTGACGCCTTTGGCGAGCAGCAGTGGCAGGAACTCGACCGCGACGACGCGCAACAGGAACTGGACCTGCACCGCGAACTGGAATCCGAACTGGACGAATTGAGCGGGGTCGACGACGATCCCTGGGCCGCGGAAATCGCCCGCGAGGAATCCAGCGGTGTCGGCCGGCGCAAAAGCGACGGGCACCGCGATCGGGAGCTGCCGGAACAGCGTGAGGAAGACCTGTTCGCCGACGACCTGCTGCGGGAACAACTGGGCGAGCCCGATGATCCGCTGGCGGAAGAAGAATTTCCCTCAGACGACTTCACCGCGGAGGACATGCAGCGCATAGCCGGCAGCGGCGCCAAGCGCCCGCAGCCGGCCGCGACCAGCGCACTCGACCCGCACCAGCTGGATCAGGCCCCTCTGCTGCCGCGGGACCAACTGATTTCCGCTATCGGCCCCGCCCCCATCGAAGTCAGCTGGCAGCCGAAGCGCCACCGGCGCGTGCCGAACTGGTTGTGGGTGCTGGGCGTACTGTTTATGGCACTCGGACTCGCAGCCCAGACCGCCTACTTCCGCTTCGACACCCTCAGCAAACGCGACCCGTGGCGCCAGCTATATGCGGCGGCTTGCCCCGCGCTGGGCTGCACGCTGCCGGCACAGGTGGACATCACCGCCATCCACACTTCAAATCTTGTGGTGCGCAGCCACCCGCAGATCGCCAATGCGCTGGCAGTGGAAGCGGTGCTATTGAATCGCGCGCCCTTCGACCAACCCTTCCCGACCCTGCAACTGCGTTTTACCGACCTCAAGAATGCGCCGGTCGCCAGCCGCCGTTTCGGGCCCTCGGACTACCTCAAGGGAGAATTGTCCGGGCGCAAGCTGATGCCCGCCGGCAACCCGGTACATATCGCGCTGGAGATCGTCGACCCGGGCACCGAAGCGGTGAACTACGAACTGCGTATCGCTCCGCAATAA
- the dusB gene encoding tRNA dihydrouridine synthase DusB yields the protein MTPDPREGELPTELPSSFAIGPYNIGAPVILAPMAGVTDRPFRKLCRELGAGLVVSEMVTSDTSLWDSRKSRMRLDHAGESGPISVQIAGGDPEMMAEAARENVKRGAQIIDINMGCPAKKVCKKAAGSALLRDEKLVADILETVVQSVSVPVTLKIRTGWCPDSRNGVTVAKMAEDLGISALAVHGRTRACGYHGQAEFDTIAEIVSAVKIPVFANGDITGAEKARKVLDYTGAAAVMIGRAAQGRPWIFREIAHYLATGEQLPEPSLDEVRDILITHLSELHRFYGAVMGVRIARKHVGWYVKTLADSEDFRQTFNQLECAEAQHASVREWFERRITRGAKAA from the coding sequence ATGACACCAGACCCGCGGGAGGGCGAGTTGCCCACGGAATTGCCAAGCAGCTTCGCCATAGGCCCCTATAACATCGGTGCGCCAGTCATTCTGGCGCCCATGGCCGGCGTTACCGATCGCCCCTTCCGCAAACTGTGCCGCGAACTCGGCGCCGGTCTGGTGGTATCCGAAATGGTCACCTCCGACACCAGCTTGTGGGACAGTCGCAAATCGAGAATGCGCCTGGATCACGCCGGTGAGTCCGGCCCTATTTCGGTACAAATCGCCGGTGGCGACCCGGAGATGATGGCAGAGGCCGCGCGTGAGAACGTCAAACGCGGCGCGCAGATCATCGACATCAATATGGGCTGCCCGGCAAAGAAGGTGTGCAAAAAAGCGGCGGGCTCCGCCCTACTGCGCGACGAAAAACTGGTCGCCGACATTCTGGAAACGGTGGTTCAATCCGTCTCAGTACCAGTGACGCTGAAAATTCGCACTGGCTGGTGCCCGGATTCCCGCAACGGAGTGACGGTTGCCAAAATGGCCGAGGATCTCGGTATCTCCGCCCTGGCAGTCCACGGCCGCACCCGCGCCTGTGGCTACCATGGTCAGGCCGAATTCGATACCATTGCCGAGATTGTGTCAGCGGTGAAGATTCCCGTCTTTGCCAACGGCGACATTACCGGTGCGGAGAAGGCCCGCAAGGTGTTGGACTACACCGGCGCTGCGGCGGTCATGATTGGCCGGGCGGCTCAGGGACGTCCATGGATATTTCGGGAGATCGCTCATTACCTCGCAACGGGGGAGCAGCTGCCGGAACCCTCACTGGATGAAGTCAGGGACATATTAATCACTCACCTGAGTGAGCTACACCGTTTCTACGGTGCGGTTATGGGGGTACGTATCGCCCGCAAGCATGTGGGTTGGTACGTGAAAACACTCGCCGACAGCGAGGACTTTCGCCAGACCTTTAACCAACTGGAATGCGCAGAAGCACAACATGCCAGCGTTCGTGAGTGGTTTGAACGCCGAATAACTAGAGGGGCAAAAGCGGCATGA
- the fis gene encoding DNA-binding transcriptional regulator Fis, with protein sequence MNNEALIPDTSDVVSAGGQVQLQQPQALRDAVEQAMENYFRHLDGQMVTEVYDMVLSEIEAPMLEVVMKHTRHNQTRAAQLLGLNRGTLRKKLKRYGLL encoded by the coding sequence ATGAATAACGAAGCACTGATTCCGGATACCAGCGATGTGGTATCCGCCGGGGGCCAGGTTCAATTGCAACAACCGCAAGCGTTACGCGACGCGGTTGAACAGGCGATGGAAAATTACTTCCGTCACCTGGACGGTCAAATGGTGACCGAAGTCTACGATATGGTGCTGTCCGAGATCGAGGCGCCGATGCTGGAAGTGGTGATGAAACACACCCGCCACAACCAGACCCGTGCCGCACAGCTGCTGGGCCTCAATCGGGGAACCCTGCGCAAGAAGCTCAAGCGCTACGGTCTGCTGTAA
- the purH gene encoding bifunctional phosphoribosylaminoimidazolecarboxamide formyltransferase/IMP cyclohydrolase, protein MTDKVAIRRALISVSDKTGIVEFARELAAQGVEILSTGGTYRQLGDAGIPVIEVSDYTGFPEMMDGRVKTLHPKVHGGILGRRGTDDAVMNEHGIKPIDMVVVNLYPFKATVANPNCDLPTAIENIDIGGPTMVRSAAKNHKDVAIVVNAHSYDTVIEEMKANGGALGYETRYDLMVQAFEHTAQYDGMIANHFGARNTSNEAREFPNTFNVQFEKAQDMRYGENPHQKAAFYVEADAEEASVSTATQLQGKELSFNNVADTDAALETVKLFDEPACVIVKHANPCGVAVAADIKTAYELAFATDPESAFGGIIAFNRELDAETAQLIVDKQFSEVIIAPKVSEGAAKAVSAKQNVRLLECGEWPTLSEQQERPATFDYKRVTGGLLIQEKDNGMVAKEDLKVVTKVQPSDEQLDELLFAWKVAKMVKSNAIIYAKDGRTIGVGAGQMSRVNSARIAAIKAEHAGLEVKGAVMASDAFFPFRDGIDNAAKVGISAVIQPGGSMRDDEVIAAADEHGMAMVFTGMRHFRH, encoded by the coding sequence ATGACTGACAAGGTGGCCATTCGCCGCGCGCTGATCAGCGTTTCCGACAAAACCGGCATTGTAGAATTTGCCCGCGAACTCGCCGCGCAAGGCGTGGAAATCCTCTCCACCGGCGGCACCTACCGTCAGCTGGGCGATGCCGGTATCCCGGTAATCGAAGTCTCCGACTACACCGGTTTCCCGGAAATGATGGACGGCCGCGTAAAGACCCTGCACCCGAAAGTGCACGGCGGCATCCTCGGCCGTCGCGGCACCGACGACGCGGTAATGAATGAGCACGGCATCAAGCCCATCGACATGGTTGTCGTGAACCTGTATCCGTTCAAGGCCACCGTTGCCAACCCCAACTGCGACCTTCCCACCGCCATCGAAAACATCGACATCGGCGGCCCCACCATGGTCCGCTCCGCTGCCAAGAACCACAAAGACGTGGCGATCGTGGTCAACGCCCACAGCTACGACACCGTGATTGAGGAAATGAAAGCCAACGGCGGCGCGCTGGGTTACGAAACCCGCTACGACCTGATGGTGCAGGCGTTCGAGCACACCGCCCAGTACGACGGCATGATCGCCAACCACTTCGGTGCCCGTAACACCAGCAACGAAGCCCGCGAGTTCCCCAACACCTTCAACGTGCAGTTCGAAAAAGCCCAGGACATGCGCTACGGCGAGAACCCGCACCAGAAGGCTGCCTTCTACGTGGAAGCCGACGCCGAGGAAGCCTCCGTGTCCACCGCCACCCAGCTGCAGGGCAAGGAACTCTCCTTCAACAACGTCGCCGACACCGACGCTGCGCTGGAAACGGTCAAGCTGTTCGACGAGCCCGCCTGCGTCATCGTCAAGCACGCCAACCCCTGCGGCGTGGCCGTAGCCGCAGACATCAAGACCGCCTACGAACTGGCCTTCGCCACCGACCCGGAATCCGCGTTTGGCGGCATCATCGCCTTCAACCGCGAGCTGGACGCCGAAACCGCCCAGCTGATCGTCGACAAGCAGTTCTCCGAAGTCATCATCGCCCCCAAGGTTTCCGAAGGTGCGGCGAAAGCAGTTTCCGCCAAGCAGAACGTGCGCCTGCTGGAGTGCGGCGAATGGCCCACTCTTTCTGAACAGCAGGAGCGCCCCGCCACGTTCGACTACAAGCGCGTTACCGGCGGCCTGCTGATCCAGGAAAAAGACAATGGCATGGTTGCCAAGGAAGACCTGAAAGTGGTCACCAAGGTACAGCCATCTGACGAACAGCTGGACGAACTGCTGTTCGCGTGGAAAGTTGCCAAGATGGTCAAATCCAACGCCATCATCTACGCCAAAGATGGCCGCACCATTGGCGTCGGCGCCGGCCAGATGAGCCGCGTCAACTCCGCGCGCATCGCCGCCATCAAGGCCGAACACGCGGGCCTCGAAGTGAAAGGCGCCGTAATGGCCTCCGACGCCTTCTTCCCCTTCCGCGACGGCATCGACAACGCCGCCAAGGTAGGCATCAGCGCCGTGATCCAGCCAGGCGGCTCTATGCGCGACGACGAAGTCATCGCTGCAGCGGACGAGCACGGCATGGCGATGGTGTTTACCGGCATGCGTCACTTCCGTCACTAA
- the purD gene encoding phosphoribosylamine--glycine ligase: MNILVIGSGGREHALAWKAAQNPAVDTVFVAPGNAGTAREPKLQNVNIGVDNFSALSDFVEEKGITLTIVGPEAPLVDGIVDFFNARGHNIFGPEKAAAQLEGSKAFTKDFLERHAIPTAAYKNFTEVEPAIEYIRAQGAPIVVKADGLAAGKGVIVAETLEQAELAVRDMLSGNAFGDAGCRVVVEEFLTGEEASFIVMVDGENILPMATSQDHKRVGDGDTGPNTGGMGAYSPAPVVTQDVYQRVMQEVIEPTVKGLASEGMPYTGFLYAGLMINEEGAPKVIEYNCRFGDPETQPIMMRLKSDLVELCMAAVEKRLDKVTAEWDSRPALGVVLAAHGYPGSYRKGDAISGLDKADSENAKVFHAGTALDGERVVTSGGRVLCATALGDTVAEAQENAYECARKIYWEGVFFRKDIGYRAVEREQSAEA; encoded by the coding sequence ATGAATATCCTGGTAATCGGCTCTGGTGGCCGCGAACACGCACTGGCCTGGAAGGCCGCACAAAACCCCGCCGTAGACACCGTCTTCGTCGCACCGGGCAACGCCGGCACCGCCCGCGAACCCAAACTCCAGAACGTCAACATCGGCGTCGACAACTTCTCCGCCCTGTCCGACTTCGTCGAAGAAAAAGGCATCACCCTCACCATCGTCGGCCCCGAAGCCCCGCTGGTGGACGGCATCGTCGACTTCTTCAATGCCCGCGGCCACAACATCTTCGGCCCCGAAAAAGCCGCCGCCCAGCTCGAAGGCTCCAAAGCCTTCACCAAAGATTTCCTCGAGCGCCACGCCATCCCCACCGCCGCCTACAAGAACTTCACCGAAGTCGAGCCGGCGATCGAATACATCCGCGCCCAGGGCGCCCCGATCGTGGTCAAGGCCGACGGCCTCGCCGCCGGTAAAGGCGTCATCGTCGCCGAAACCCTCGAGCAGGCCGAACTGGCCGTGCGCGACATGCTCTCCGGCAACGCCTTCGGCGATGCCGGATGTCGCGTGGTGGTGGAAGAATTCCTCACCGGTGAAGAAGCCAGCTTCATCGTCATGGTGGACGGTGAGAACATCCTGCCCATGGCCACCAGCCAGGACCACAAGCGCGTTGGCGACGGCGACACCGGCCCCAACACCGGCGGCATGGGCGCCTACTCCCCGGCGCCCGTAGTGACCCAGGACGTCTACCAGCGCGTGATGCAGGAAGTCATCGAGCCCACCGTCAAGGGCCTCGCCAGTGAAGGTATGCCCTACACCGGCTTCCTCTACGCCGGCCTGATGATCAATGAAGAGGGCGCGCCCAAGGTCATCGAATACAACTGCCGCTTCGGCGACCCGGAAACCCAGCCAATCATGATGCGCCTCAAGTCCGATCTGGTTGAGCTGTGCATGGCCGCGGTGGAAAAACGCCTGGACAAGGTCACCGCCGAGTGGGACTCCCGACCGGCACTGGGCGTGGTGCTGGCTGCACACGGCTACCCCGGCAGCTACCGCAAGGGTGACGCCATCTCCGGCCTGGACAAGGCGGATAGCGAAAACGCCAAGGTGTTCCACGCCGGTACCGCGCTGGACGGAGAGCGTGTGGTTACCAGCGGCGGCCGCGTACTCTGCGCCACCGCGCTGGGCGACACCGTGGCCGAGGCCCAGGAAAACGCCTACGAGTGCGCGCGCAAGATCTACTGGGAAGGCGTTTTCTTCCGCAAAGACATCGGCTACCGTGCGGTGGAGCGGGAACAGTCCGCAGAAGCGTAA
- the coq7 gene encoding 2-polyprenyl-3-methyl-6-methoxy-1,4-benzoquinone monooxygenase → MSSQRQLSGLDRLLLQADRALRTLSPGSPCHERLSPAKAVDETELTDSERRHAAGLMRVNHSGEVCAQALYQGQALTAKLPQVRAEMEHAADEEIDHLAWCEQRLQELDSRPSLLNPIWYGLSFGIGAAAGKISDKVSLGFVAATEEQVCKHLESHLQKLPAQDEKSRAVVEQMLVDEAKHQHAALDAGGARFPGPVKGLMTLVSKAMTSVSYRV, encoded by the coding sequence ATGAGCAGTCAACGCCAATTGAGCGGTCTTGATCGCCTGCTGCTGCAGGCGGATCGCGCCCTGCGCACCCTGAGCCCGGGCTCGCCCTGCCACGAACGGCTATCGCCGGCGAAGGCCGTGGACGAGACCGAGCTGACTGACAGCGAACGCCGTCACGCAGCGGGGCTGATGCGGGTAAACCACAGCGGTGAGGTGTGTGCCCAGGCGCTGTACCAAGGGCAGGCGCTGACCGCCAAGTTGCCGCAGGTGCGTGCGGAAATGGAACACGCCGCCGACGAGGAGATCGACCATCTGGCCTGGTGCGAGCAGCGCCTGCAGGAACTGGACAGCCGCCCGAGCCTGCTCAATCCCATCTGGTACGGTCTGTCCTTCGGTATCGGCGCCGCGGCTGGGAAGATCAGCGACAAGGTCAGCCTGGGCTTTGTCGCTGCCACCGAGGAGCAGGTGTGCAAGCATCTGGAAAGCCATCTGCAGAAACTGCCGGCGCAGGATGAGAAAAGCCGCGCGGTGGTGGAGCAAATGCTGGTGGATGAGGCCAAACACCAGCACGCTGCGCTGGATGCCGGCGGGGCGCGCTTCCCCGGGCCGGTGAAAGGGCTGATGACGCTGGTGTCGAAGGCGATGACATCGGTGAGTTACCGGGTCTGA
- a CDS encoding OsmC family protein → MQGRVTWVNGLTFVGEAGSGNSVVMEGGVKNNGIRPMEMILLGVGGCASYDVVSILEKARQDVIGCHVELKGHRPDAVPAPFEKIEMEFVVRGRNIKEVQVARAVELSAEKYCSASIMLGKAGIEIVHSYRIEEI, encoded by the coding sequence ATGCAGGGTCGGGTGACCTGGGTAAATGGGCTGACATTTGTCGGTGAGGCCGGCAGCGGCAATTCCGTGGTGATGGAAGGCGGTGTCAAGAACAACGGTATCCGCCCGATGGAGATGATCCTGCTGGGTGTTGGCGGCTGCGCGTCCTACGACGTGGTGAGCATTCTGGAAAAGGCCCGCCAGGATGTGATCGGTTGCCATGTGGAACTCAAGGGTCACCGTCCCGACGCGGTACCGGCGCCGTTTGAGAAGATCGAGATGGAATTTGTGGTGCGCGGCCGCAACATCAAGGAAGTGCAGGTAGCGCGGGCGGTAGAGCTGTCCGCGGAGAAGTACTGCTCGGCCTCCATCATGCTGGGCAAGGCCGGGATTGAGATCGTGCACAGCTACCGGATTGAAGAAATCTGA
- the crp gene encoding cAMP-activated global transcriptional regulator CRP, which translates to MTVATEDTLSTGNIEDFLAHCHRRRYPAKSTIIYAGDRCESLYFIMRGSVTVLIEDDEGREMIVAYLNDGDFFGEMGLFDQDTRSAWVRTKTECEVAEISYSKFQELTRQHPEFLFALATQMAGRLRNTTRKVGDLAFLDVTGRVARTLLDLCNEPDAMTHPEGMQIKITRQEIGRIVGCSREMVGRVLKTLEEQGLVSVKGKTMVVFGTR; encoded by the coding sequence GTGACGGTCGCTACCGAAGATACCCTGTCTACTGGCAACATCGAGGATTTCCTCGCCCACTGCCACCGCCGCCGCTACCCGGCCAAGAGCACCATCATCTACGCCGGTGATCGCTGTGAGTCCTTGTATTTCATTATGCGCGGCTCGGTGACCGTGCTGATCGAGGACGACGAAGGCCGTGAAATGATTGTCGCCTACCTGAACGACGGTGACTTCTTCGGCGAAATGGGCCTGTTCGATCAGGATACCCGCAGCGCCTGGGTGCGTACCAAGACCGAGTGTGAAGTCGCGGAAATTTCCTATAGTAAGTTCCAGGAACTGACCCGTCAGCATCCGGAATTCCTGTTTGCGCTCGCCACCCAGATGGCCGGCCGCCTGCGCAACACCACCCGCAAGGTGGGCGACCTGGCATTCCTCGATGTGACCGGCCGCGTGGCCCGCACCCTGCTCGACCTGTGTAACGAGCCGGATGCGATGACTCATCCGGAAGGCATGCAGATCAAGATCACCCGCCAGGAAATCGGTCGTATTGTCGGCTGCTCCCGCGAGATGGTGGGCCGGGTACTCAAGACCTTGGAAGAACAGGGGCTGGTATCCGTAAAAGGCAAAACCATGGTGGTTTTCGGCACCCGCTGA
- a CDS encoding transporter substrate-binding domain-containing protein, with protein MGGPELDLLPRDSIVTLKNVNLANKLAAELKLEAIWLQASTPQEALEMVRDGRADIAAYSLTDNEERRQLVDFTLPLMQARQRLLTSLNGPDITDPKQLHNVELIAQTGSTYVDTARRLVAQYPQAKLSILQAIVYEDRDALVDLLNEKKNRAVILDDYIAENMLSYRDDVRLGAAVTEPENIAWAVRKDSKKLLTTVNNFLTHNLVEAPEDRIADWNAIKQSGVIRFLTYNRPSVYYLWKGMLMGFDYDLAKAFADKHDLQLQVIVVPYNEKLIDWLKAGRGDFAGALKNITQERINEGITFTTSYRETPEQVVSNRKKPEINSVQDLAGRTLTLRAYSPFITTGRAIKNSGINVRVEIAPPEISIAEIINKIAAGELDATVVDSDDALMASSLQPELLPGTMLSDPRPQGWMLMPQNRELQKKLNRFIADFRKSAQYEEKIAAYFQPNKRFTQQVAARVVPGEDLSPYDNLVKDSSQEYNFDWRLVVAQIWQESNFNPKAVSPVGAQGLMQVMPMTAEDMGFPPPVFEPERNIKAGIKYLNWVRDRFEPTLPAIDKLWFSLASYNAGYGHLLDARHLAQEMGLNPDVWFGNVETAMLKLSEPQYFSNARYGYVRGAEPVLYVRKISQLYKAYAGIVSGAGADEHLLPLK; from the coding sequence TTGGGCGGTCCCGAGCTGGATCTGCTGCCGCGAGACAGCATCGTCACCCTGAAAAACGTCAACCTCGCCAACAAGCTGGCGGCGGAACTCAAGCTCGAAGCAATCTGGCTACAGGCAAGTACCCCCCAAGAAGCCCTGGAGATGGTGCGTGACGGCAGGGCAGATATCGCGGCCTACTCCCTGACCGACAACGAGGAGCGGCGCCAACTGGTGGATTTTACCCTGCCCCTGATGCAGGCCCGCCAGAGGCTGCTCACCAGTTTAAACGGGCCGGACATCACCGATCCTAAGCAACTGCACAATGTGGAACTGATTGCCCAGACGGGCTCCACCTATGTGGATACGGCGCGACGCCTGGTCGCGCAATATCCGCAGGCAAAATTATCCATCCTGCAGGCAATCGTGTATGAGGACCGCGATGCATTAGTGGACCTGTTGAATGAGAAAAAAAATCGCGCAGTAATACTCGACGACTACATCGCCGAGAATATGCTCAGTTACCGGGATGATGTGCGATTGGGAGCGGCGGTCACAGAGCCCGAAAATATTGCCTGGGCGGTGCGTAAGGATTCCAAAAAACTGCTCACCACCGTTAACAATTTCCTCACACACAATCTTGTTGAAGCACCAGAGGATCGCATTGCCGACTGGAACGCGATCAAGCAGTCCGGGGTAATCCGCTTTCTGACCTACAACCGGCCCTCCGTGTATTACCTTTGGAAAGGTATGTTGATGGGTTTTGACTACGACCTGGCCAAAGCGTTTGCCGATAAACACGACCTGCAGCTCCAGGTCATCGTTGTCCCCTACAACGAAAAGTTGATCGACTGGCTCAAGGCCGGTCGCGGGGATTTTGCCGGCGCGCTGAAAAATATTACCCAGGAGCGAATCAACGAGGGGATAACGTTTACCACGTCCTATCGGGAAACCCCGGAGCAGGTGGTAAGCAACCGAAAGAAGCCCGAAATTAACAGCGTGCAGGATCTGGCGGGACGCACGCTGACGCTGCGCGCCTATTCCCCTTTTATCACCACCGGTCGCGCGATCAAAAACAGTGGCATTAATGTAAGGGTGGAGATAGCACCCCCCGAAATATCCATTGCAGAGATCATCAACAAAATTGCCGCAGGTGAACTGGATGCAACGGTCGTCGACTCTGATGACGCACTGATGGCATCCTCGCTACAACCAGAGTTGTTACCGGGCACCATGCTCAGCGATCCCAGACCGCAGGGCTGGATGCTGATGCCCCAGAACCGCGAACTGCAGAAAAAGCTCAATCGGTTTATTGCCGACTTCCGCAAGAGCGCGCAGTACGAGGAAAAAATTGCCGCTTACTTTCAGCCCAACAAGCGCTTTACCCAGCAGGTCGCTGCGCGGGTGGTTCCGGGAGAGGATCTCTCACCGTATGACAACCTGGTTAAGGACTCTTCACAGGAATACAACTTCGACTGGCGTCTTGTGGTTGCGCAGATTTGGCAGGAGAGCAACTTCAACCCCAAGGCAGTATCTCCGGTCGGCGCCCAGGGACTGATGCAGGTCATGCCGATGACGGCGGAAGACATGGGATTTCCGCCGCCCGTCTTCGAACCGGAACGCAATATCAAAGCCGGCATCAAGTATCTGAACTGGGTGCGCGATCGCTTTGAGCCGACGTTGCCTGCAATCGACAAGCTCTGGTTCTCCCTCGCTTCCTACAACGCGGGCTATGGTCACCTGCTGGACGCCCGCCACCTCGCGCAGGAAATGGGACTGAATCCGGACGTGTGGTTCGGCAATGTCGAAACGGCCATGCTGAAACTCTCCGAGCCGCAATACTTTTCAAATGCGCGCTACGGCTATGTGCGCGGTGCCGAGCCCGTGCTCTATGTGCGCAAGATCAGTCAGTTATACAAGGCCTACGCCGGTATCGTGAGTGGTGCCGGCGCGGATGAACACCTGCTGCCACTCAAATAA